A stretch of Paenibacillus peoriae DNA encodes these proteins:
- a CDS encoding N-acetylmannosamine-6-phosphate 2-epimerase, which translates to MGMEGVLSKVQHGLIVSCQALPGEPLHGADSMVKMALAAQQGGAVAIRANGASDVRAIKQAISLPVIGLVKRDYDDSDIYITPTLREMEELVEAGADIIALDATLRPRPAGCKLKRLIDYAHEQGVTSMADISTLEEALHAASLGADCVSTTLSGYTPYSAQIEGPDLELVRRASELVPVPLIAEGKIYDPAQVEEAFRMGAHAVVVGSAITRPQLITQRFADAARKAVKCIYGDERPN; encoded by the coding sequence ATGGGAATGGAAGGTGTATTATCCAAAGTTCAGCACGGACTGATCGTGTCCTGTCAGGCGCTACCAGGCGAACCGTTACATGGAGCAGATTCTATGGTCAAAATGGCGCTTGCCGCACAGCAGGGTGGAGCTGTGGCGATACGCGCCAATGGCGCATCGGATGTACGTGCGATTAAACAGGCAATTTCTCTACCAGTGATTGGCTTGGTTAAGCGGGATTATGATGATTCTGATATTTACATTACGCCTACCCTTCGTGAAATGGAGGAACTGGTGGAGGCAGGCGCGGATATCATTGCGCTGGATGCCACATTACGACCGCGCCCAGCGGGATGCAAGCTGAAGAGGCTCATAGATTATGCCCATGAGCAGGGAGTCACTTCCATGGCAGATATATCGACACTGGAGGAGGCACTTCATGCGGCCTCCCTTGGCGCAGACTGCGTATCCACCACGTTATCCGGGTATACGCCGTACTCTGCTCAGATTGAGGGTCCTGATCTGGAGCTGGTTCGGAGAGCGTCGGAACTGGTTCCCGTTCCTTTAATTGCAGAGGGCAAAATCTATGATCCTGCGCAGGTTGAGGAAGCATTCCGAATGGGAGCACATGCAGTGGTTGTAGGCTCGGCGATTACCAGACCCCAATTGATTACGCAGCGGTTTGCCGATGCCGCAAGGAAGGCAGTGAAATGCATCTATGGAGATGAACGACCGAATTAA
- a CDS encoding MurR/RpiR family transcriptional regulator — MEMNDRIKTYYPSLTKSEQKVALCVLEHPADIIYFSVTELADFAGTGETTVMRFCRKIGFRGYQDFRLSLAQNQTYRKTDMGEENIDPDDEQDITRTVYHNMLDILHSSMGLLDHSELGRAIACLDQAGYVQFFGVGASGISAQDAKNRFLRIGRRAEAVADGHIQSMMAVSMNPGDVAIGISVSGSTLDTNDMLYKAKQNGATVIAITNYAKSPITSIADIVLLTAGKEAPIEGGSIGAKISQLFVIDLICEGLARKHTSHTKQMKEKTARAVIERSY, encoded by the coding sequence ATGGAGATGAACGACCGAATTAAAACGTATTATCCTTCATTAACGAAATCGGAGCAGAAAGTTGCCTTGTGCGTACTGGAGCATCCCGCAGACATCATATATTTCTCTGTGACGGAGCTGGCGGATTTTGCAGGTACAGGCGAAACGACCGTCATGCGCTTTTGTCGGAAGATTGGTTTCAGAGGTTATCAGGATTTCCGACTGTCCCTAGCGCAAAACCAGACTTATCGTAAAACTGATATGGGCGAGGAGAACATCGACCCAGATGACGAACAAGATATTACGCGTACGGTGTATCACAACATGCTCGATATTTTGCACTCCAGTATGGGGCTGCTGGACCATTCAGAGCTTGGTCGTGCGATTGCGTGTCTCGATCAAGCGGGCTATGTTCAATTTTTCGGCGTAGGTGCTTCGGGGATTTCCGCGCAGGATGCTAAAAACCGTTTCTTACGCATCGGGCGTCGCGCCGAGGCTGTGGCAGACGGACATATTCAGTCGATGATGGCGGTGTCCATGAACCCGGGTGATGTGGCTATCGGCATTAGTGTATCAGGAAGTACGCTGGATACGAACGATATGCTGTATAAAGCCAAGCAAAACGGTGCAACTGTTATCGCAATTACAAATTATGCGAAATCACCCATTACCTCCATTGCAGATATCGTGTTGCTAACAGCGGGCAAAGAAGCGCCGATAGAAGGTGGTTCAATCGGTGCTAAAATCTCACAACTATTCGTGATTGACCTCATCTGCGAAGGGCTTGCTCGCAAGCACACGAGTCACACCAAACAGATGAAGGAAAAAACAGCGAGGGCCGTTATTGAACGAAGCTATTGA
- a CDS encoding ROK family protein, whose amino-acid sequence MAAAVNRVIGIDIGGTSVKAAIVARDGSVLDEIRLDTDASRGREWVLSQVSESVLGLLRSFGDTSLGAHIDVGALGIATAGRVNVESGEVVYATDNLPGWQGTSLVTWAREKLALRAVADNDANAALLGEAWQGAGKGKRRLVMLTLGTGVGGAYMENGLLCRGAHWSGGDWGHSILFPGGHPCNCGRKGCAEQYVSGSALLRRGREHVGKLYRSGNEIVKEAVHGNQEAIQVLDDYTADLAVLLANISVTLDPERIIVGGGVSDTGEVWWPMLEKHLHQFGVQTEVSRALLGNRAGIIGAARLAFEMTES is encoded by the coding sequence GTGGCAGCTGCTGTGAACAGAGTCATTGGAATCGACATTGGGGGCACATCGGTGAAGGCCGCCATAGTGGCACGGGACGGATCGGTGCTTGATGAAATCCGGCTGGATACGGACGCTTCCCGGGGACGTGAATGGGTATTGTCGCAGGTGTCAGAATCTGTGCTCGGACTGTTGCGTTCTTTTGGAGATACCAGCCTCGGTGCCCATATAGATGTAGGCGCTCTTGGCATTGCTACTGCTGGCAGAGTAAATGTGGAGAGCGGCGAAGTTGTGTATGCCACAGATAACCTACCTGGCTGGCAAGGTACATCCTTAGTAACATGGGCTAGGGAAAAACTGGCTTTACGAGCGGTTGCTGATAATGATGCGAACGCCGCTTTACTTGGAGAAGCGTGGCAGGGAGCGGGGAAGGGCAAGCGACGCTTGGTGATGCTCACGTTGGGAACAGGTGTCGGAGGTGCATATATGGAAAATGGCCTCTTGTGCAGAGGGGCTCATTGGAGCGGCGGTGATTGGGGGCACAGTATTCTATTCCCCGGAGGACACCCCTGTAATTGCGGAAGAAAAGGGTGCGCCGAGCAATATGTATCGGGGAGCGCCCTCTTACGTCGAGGTAGGGAACACGTCGGTAAATTGTACCGCTCGGGAAACGAGATTGTGAAAGAGGCCGTTCACGGTAACCAGGAGGCAATTCAGGTGCTGGATGATTACACCGCAGATTTAGCTGTACTTCTAGCTAACATCTCAGTGACTCTTGATCCTGAGAGGATCATTGTAGGCGGAGGAGTATCGGACACGGGAGAGGTCTGGTGGCCCATGCTGGAAAAGCATCTGCACCAATTTGGAGTTCAAACGGAAGTAAGTCGGGCATTGTTGGGCAATCGCGCTGGAATTATCGGTGCTGCACGGCTTGCCTTCGAAATGACCGAGTCCTAG